Genomic segment of Streptomyces sp. NBC_01210:
CCCGTCCTGGTCTCGGCGACCACCAGGTCACCGCCGAGGACCGGGAGTCCGGCATAGGTGCGCTCGTAGCGGGTGTGCGTGGTGCCGTCACGGTCCTGCGTGACGTCCCGCACAACGAGCTTCTCCTGGGCGGTGAGGCCCAGTTCCTTGGCGGTCGCCGCCGTGGTGGCGCTCGCCTTGCGGATCAGCTCGGCGCGCTGCGCGGGGCTGAGGTTCAGCGGCAGGGCGCCGGGGTCGGCCTTCCCTGCCCTCGCTGCCGCCGAGGCGGCGGTCGCCGCCGGTTCGGCCGATGACGTACCCGTCTGGAATCCGACCGCCAGGAGGGCGGCGGTGGCTATGAGAGCTCCGGTTGCGGTGGTGCGCCGGCGAGGCGTGGGTCTCACGCGAACTCCTTCTGCGAGGGGGGTACCGGTCGGCTGGGTGGGGCCGGCCGGGCAGAGCATGCGGAGCGTGTGGTAATGGGTCGGGGGAAGAGTGACAGGACTGAACGCCCCCTGTCAGGACCGCGTCAACAAGTTGGCTGGAAATCGTCCGCTGCGTGAATAGTCATGTTCGTTAAGCGGACGTTTCGTTGATCATCACCGCGATGCCGTCGAGCGTTCGGCGCAGCCCGAACTCGAAGAGCGTTTCGAGGTCCAGCTCGAACTCGTCCTGTATGAACAGAGTGTTGAGCAGCGGATAGTTCCCGGTCGCGGCGATCGCTTCGAAGTGTGGCTCGTTCCGTGCCATCCACTCGTCGTCCGACATTCCGGTGTCCTGCTCCGCCTGAGTCTCCAACTCCGCGGCCATGGCCAGCCCTTGGACGTACGCGAAGAGCGCGAGGTGGGTGTGGAACATCTGGAAGGGGGTCAGGCCGGTGCCGAGCAGGGCCCGCAGCACCCACTCGGTGTACTTCATCGCGTTCGGCGAGACGGTCGGCCGGGTGATGGAGGCCATCGCCTGCGCCATCCACGGGTGGCGGGCGTATACGGCGCGGAGCCAGCGAGCGGCGTGCTCGAGTGCCTCGCGCCAGTCGGCCGGAACCGGTCCCATCGGCTTTTCGCCGCAGACCGCGTCCGTCATCAGCCGGATCAGCTCGGCCTTGCCGGGCACATGACGGTAGAGCGCCATGGTGGAGGTGGAGAGCGAGGTGGCGATCCGCCGCATGGAGAGCGCCGGCAGGCCCTCGGCGTCGGCGAGCGCGATCGCGGTGTGCACGATGCGCGCGCGGGTCAGTCCCGGCTCGACGGGTGCGCCGGCCGGGCGGGCCGAGGTGTGCGGCGGGTGCGCGGCGGCGGACTGCGTGACCACGGTGCCGACGCCCGGCACGGGTCTGACGAGGCCCTCCTGACGCAGGGCGGCCAGGGTCTTCGTCGCGGTCGCCATCGCCACGCCCCACTCCTGGGTGATCGCGCGGGTGGACGGGACGCGGTCGCCGGGGGAGAGCTCGCCGGAGGCGATACGGCGGCGCAGTTCGGTGGCGATCCTCAGATAGGGCGGTTCGGTCTGCATGGCGGGTGAGTGTACTAGTGCAGAGCTGACGCCGTACGCCCCCATGACCTGTGTATTTACTGGTCTGTCGGGTGAAGCGCACTAGAGTGCACCAGGGGGTTGTTTGCGGTGTACGCAGGCGGCTGCTTCGCTCCCCGTATGTCACCTGACGCACACACCGCGGGCCCGCGCGCCGGCCGCCGCGAATGGACCGCCTTCGGCGTCCTGATGCTGCCCCTCCTTCTGGTCTCCATGGATGTCTCCATCCTCTACTTCGCGATCCCTTCCATCAGCGAGGACCTGCGGCCCGGCGCCACGCAACAGCTGTGGATACTCGACATGTACAGCTTCGTCCTCGCCGGGCTCCTCATCACCATGGGCGCGTTGGGCGACCGCGTCGGCCGGCGCCGGGTGCTCCTCGCGGGCGCGGGACTCTTCGGCGCCGCCTCGGCGGCCGCGGCGTACGCACACAGCCCCGGTGCCCTGATCGGCGCCCGGGCGCTGCTCGGCGTCGGCGGCGCGTGCCTG
This window contains:
- a CDS encoding TetR/AcrR family transcriptional regulator C-terminal domain-containing protein, whose product is MQTEPPYLRIATELRRRIASGELSPGDRVPSTRAITQEWGVAMATATKTLAALRQEGLVRPVPGVGTVVTQSAAAHPPHTSARPAGAPVEPGLTRARIVHTAIALADAEGLPALSMRRIATSLSTSTMALYRHVPGKAELIRLMTDAVCGEKPMGPVPADWREALEHAARWLRAVYARHPWMAQAMASITRPTVSPNAMKYTEWVLRALLGTGLTPFQMFHTHLALFAYVQGLAMAAELETQAEQDTGMSDDEWMARNEPHFEAIAATGNYPLLNTLFIQDEFELDLETLFEFGLRRTLDGIAVMINETSA